Genomic DNA from Anaerolineae bacterium:
GACGGGCTCGTGCTTCGCAGGGGAAGACGCGAGGACACCGAGGCTCTGGTCAAGCTCTACGGCCAGGTGTTCTGCAACCGGGAGACGCGAGAGCCCAACCCGTACATGGCAGCCTGGACGCGGGACATGCTCACCCGTCCCCATCCCACCATCCGGCCGCAAGACTTCACCGTGGTCCAACGAACGGAGGACGGGGAGATCGTGTCTGCCCTGGTCCTTATCTCCCAGACCTGGGCCTACGAGGACGTCGAGTTCGGCGTGGGCCGGCCCGAGGCGGTGGCCACCCTCCCGGAGTATCGTAGGCGAGGGCTGGTGCGGGCCCAATTCGACGTGGTCCACCGGTGGAGCGCCCAGCGTGGCGAGCTGGTGCAGGGCGTCACCGGCATCCCCAACTTCTACCGCCAGTTCGGCTACGAGATGACGATGGACCTGGGTGGCTGGCGTAGCGGGGCGGCGGGCAACGTGCCCGGCCTCAAGGAGGGGCAGGAGGAGCCTTTCACCGTCCGGCCTGCCAGCGAGGACGACCTGTCCTTCATCGCCGAGACCTACGCTTACGGGCAGCGGCGCTCTCTGGTATCGTGCGTCCGGGACGAGGAGGTGTGGCGGCTGGAGCTGAATGGGCGGAGCGAGAACAGCAGCGAGCGCCGTCTGCTCCGCATCGTGCAGACTGTCGAGGGGGAGCCGGTGGGCTTCTTGGCTCACGGGCCCCGTCTAGGGGGCAACAATCTCTACGTGGTCGCCTACGAGCTGAAGCCGGGCATCTCTTGGTTGGCCGTCACCCCGTCGGTGCTGCGATACATCAAGCGTGCCGGGGAGGAGATGGCGCGGGCCGACGAGAAGCAGGCCTTCCACACCTTCTCCCTCGGTCTGGGGGGAGAGCACCCCGCCTACAAGGTGGCCGGGGCCCAACTGCCGGCAGAGGGCGCACCCTACGCCTGGTACCTGCGTGTGCCCGACCTGCCTCGGTTCCTGATGCACATCAGGCCGGTCCTGGAGCGGCGGCTGGCTGAATCCATCGCTCCCCGGCACACGGGCGAACTGAAGCTCAGCTTCTATCGGGGCGGGCTCAAGCTCACCTTCAGCGAAGGGCGGCTGGAGCGGGTGGAGCCCTGGCAGCCCAGTAGCGAGGAGTGGGGCGATGCCGGCTTCCCGGGGCTCACCTTCCTGCACCTGGTGTTTGGCTACCGAACGCTAGAGGAGCTCAGGCACGTATACCCCGACTGCGGGGCCCAGCGCGACGAGGCCAGGGTGCTGCTGGAGGCGCTCTTCCCCAAGAAGCCCTCGGCGGTGTGGCCGCTGTCGTAGGGTGGGCCGCTCGCTGATCGCCGAGTGCGCTGGCTGAGTGCGGTTGTCGGGTCTAGGGAGCAACGGCGCGGCGGAACCGGGTGTCGCCCTGCCTGGTGCGGGAGCGGGCTGGCCTGTGTCCGTCGCGCCCGTTGGCTGAAGCTCTAGGCGAGATTGAGGCCCTCAAGTAGGGCATCGGCTTCGGCAGGAGAAGCGCAGTGGGTAGAGACCAGAAGCCCTTCAGGCCGCAACTGAGCCAGGAGAGGCTCTACCTCCCATGGCTGGCAGCCCACGACCAGCAGCTTGTGGGCCTCTTGCACGCGCCTGAGCAGGTCAATCCACTGGAGCATCGAGCCGCCCGCCGCCCCCGGCTGCCACTGGATGCCGTCCAGGTCATCCAGGGCCAGCAGCGAGTTGAGGTGCCGGATGGCGCCCGGCCCGTCCAGGTGGTAGATGGTGCGCTCCACCCAAGACGCCTGCCGAGCGATACCTGGCAGGAAGATGCTGTCGAACATGGCCGAGGAGACCATGCAGGAGAAGTCGCACTCGAGGGTGACCATGGGACGATCGGAGTAGACGCCCAGATTGTCCACATAGCCGGGCACCCACCGGTGGATCAGGGCGAGGCACTCCTCATAGTATTGGAGCCAGGCGACGTTGATCTCCTCCACCAGCCGGCGCACCTCTTCCGGACACTCGATGCAGTCTACGGCGAGTTCGGCGGTGCCGCGCAGGCGCGCCGCTATCTCTCCATCGCCCTGCAGGTCGGGAATGCCAACCACCGCCTTTCCCACTGCGGCCTCCGCCCCACGCTCGAGCAAGGACTGCGATGCCTGCCACCACCAGTTGCCCGGGTCATAGCGAATCGGATCGCGTCCCTCCCAGGAAGGGATGGCGGGCTCGGCCCAGGCACTGTTGGCCACGGGCATGATGTAGTAGGGGGAGCCGTGGTAGGCAGCCTGGATGGCCACCAGCCGTCCGGCCACCGGGAAGATGACGGGGAAGGCGTCCCCGGCATAGTAGGTACCGTCCACCTGGGCGAGCAGGCGGGGGATGACTTCGTCGGGGTCGGTGAAGTAGCGGAGGAGCCGGTCCGGGTCCGTAGGCGGGTCGGGCACGGCCGGCCGACCGGGAAGCAGGGCCGTCACCTTGAGGAGTGGCTGATCGCGCAGTTGGCCCGTCCACCAAGCCTCGTACCGCTGCCGCACCCGTTCCCAGTCTGGCTTGCCCTGTAGGGTAGTGGTTGCTGGCATAACAGCGCTCCCGGTCGTCACGTGAACGGCGGGGGCACCCCGAAGTGCGCCCCCGCCAGGCGAATGATGCTGTCGGGCCGGCCTAGCTCTTGAAGAAGAACTGGGCGGCTGGCACACTTATGTGTGGTTCCAGTACCAGCCGATCTCCGGTGGGCACGTTGCGGAAGTTGTTCTTGGCGATGCCGAACTGCTCCGCTAAGGGCCGGGCGATCAGGCCGATCTCCCAGCAGTACTCCGCGTGCATGGCCATGGCTTCCTTCTGTAGGTCGATGCGCTTCTGCATGTCCGGCTCGGCCATGACCTGCTCGTACATCGCCTGGAGTCGCTTCACCTCCTCCGGCGGCTCCTCGCCTTCGGCTCCGCCGCTGGCGTGCCAGAGCGACCACATCACGGCCCAGTACTCTCGAGCCGTCACGCCGAAGACCTGGCGAGTGAAGGGCGCCCATCCCGGATCGCCCCAGGATTGAGCGTAGCTGGCCACGTCGAAGTCGGCGGCCTGGACTCTGGTGACCCAGAGTTGGCGGTCGGTAGGCGTCACGAGCATCTCGATGCCCACGTCGGCCATGTACTCCTTGACCAATTGCTGCATCTCCACGTTGTCGGGCGGCCAAGGGGTGAAGGCGATGTTCACGATGCTGATGCGCGAGCCGTCTGGCAGCAGTCGGAAGCCGTCGTCGTCGCGCTCGGTGAGGCCCAGGTCATCGAGCATCTTGTTGGCGGCCTCGGCGTCGTAGCCGATGTTGGCGTTCCAGGCCGCCTCATCGTAGTAAGGGCCACTGGAAGTGACCTGGCCGGGCTCGCCGATGCCCTTGAAGATGAGGTCACTGATCTCCTGGCGGTTGATGGCGATGGAGAGGGCAACGCGGAAATCCTTGTTGCGGAAGAGCTTGCGCAGTTCCTCGTTGGGGTGGGAGTAGTTGAAGAAGATGGTCCCCAGGTTGGCGGTGTTGAAGATCATGTCTATGACGCGGTAATCGCCCTTCTCCTGGTTCTCCATCACCACCGGGCGGTTGCCCAGGCTGGCGATCCGCCGCGCTTGGAAGTCCACGTCGCCGGCGATGGCCTTGAGGAGGAGAGCCTCGACGTCCGGCACCAGCGTTCGCTCAAAGCGATCGATGTAGGGCAGCTGGTTTCCGGCCGTGTCCACTGAGTAGTAGTAGGGGTTGCGCTCCAGGACCTGGATCGGCTGGTCCACGGAGTTGGTGACCACCCACGGATCGATGGTGGGGGTGCCGGGGTTGTTGGAGAAGGCTACCTTCTGGGCCCAGAGGTCGGTCCAGGTGTCGAGCTCCGCCTCCGCGACCTTCTTGTCCAGTGCCGCCTTCTCGGTGTAGGCGGGATGGAACTGGCTGAGGTAGTGCTTCGGGGCGAAGGGGAAGAGCGTGGGCAAGAAGTTGAGGAAGGCGCCGTAGGGCCCGGCGAACCGGATCTTGACGGTGTA
This window encodes:
- a CDS encoding GNAT family N-acetyltransferase, which gives rise to MTERQEIETIRDLGDGLVLRRGRREDTEALVKLYGQVFCNRETREPNPYMAAWTRDMLTRPHPTIRPQDFTVVQRTEDGEIVSALVLISQTWAYEDVEFGVGRPEAVATLPEYRRRGLVRAQFDVVHRWSAQRGELVQGVTGIPNFYRQFGYEMTMDLGGWRSGAAGNVPGLKEGQEEPFTVRPASEDDLSFIAETYAYGQRRSLVSCVRDEEVWRLELNGRSENSSERRLLRIVQTVEGEPVGFLAHGPRLGGNNLYVVAYELKPGISWLAVTPSVLRYIKRAGEEMARADEKQAFHTFSLGLGGEHPAYKVAGAQLPAEGAPYAWYLRVPDLPRFLMHIRPVLERRLAESIAPRHTGELKLSFYRGGLKLTFSEGRLERVEPWQPSSEEWGDAGFPGLTFLHLVFGYRTLEELRHVYPDCGAQRDEARVLLEALFPKKPSAVWPLS
- a CDS encoding ABC transporter substrate-binding protein, encoding MLAAKVQAGELPPVEERLPLSPRVVEPVEEIGQYGGTWRQVHIGTSDLMQNYYIFQERGGMFSPDFAEIVPAAFAGWEVSDDASEFTIHMREGMRWSDGAPFTADDIMFWYEDVVLNDELSPTKPASLKRGGQLGVFEKVDDYTVKIRFAGPYGAFLNFLPTLFPFAPKHYLSQFHPAYTEKAALDKKVAEAELDTWTDLWAQKVAFSNNPGTPTIDPWVVTNSVDQPIQVLERNPYYYSVDTAGNQLPYIDRFERTLVPDVEALLLKAIAGDVDFQARRIASLGNRPVVMENQEKGDYRVIDMIFNTANLGTIFFNYSHPNEELRKLFRNKDFRVALSIAINRQEISDLIFKGIGEPGQVTSSGPYYDEAAWNANIGYDAEAANKMLDDLGLTERDDDGFRLLPDGSRISIVNIAFTPWPPDNVEMQQLVKEYMADVGIEMLVTPTDRQLWVTRVQAADFDVASYAQSWGDPGWAPFTRQVFGVTAREYWAVMWSLWHASGGAEGEEPPEEVKRLQAMYEQVMAEPDMQKRIDLQKEAMAMHAEYCWEIGLIARPLAEQFGIAKNNFRNVPTGDRLVLEPHISVPAAQFFFKS